In the genome of Candidatus Microbacterium phytovorans, one region contains:
- a CDS encoding MFS transporter has protein sequence MTVSAASAPSARAWIIWTVGVAAYVLAITNRTSLAAVGVDAAERFQADAATLSLFAVVQLAMYGGMQIPVGVLLDRYGARPVMTVGMILMAIGQLTMALSPSVGVAILARVLLGAGDAAIFPGVLRLIALWFPAQRAPLMVQLTGIVGQSGQLVALIPLAALLHATSWTIAFGSIAGLGALFTVLVVLLIRNRPPELASDVAVDTDTGAIRVVTSAVDTGVGIRAAWSHPGTRLAFWSHFTSPFAGTAFILLWGMPFLTAGEGLSKAAASAIISTYVVVGMVIGPVMGDLSRRIPHLRSRVLVLPSIGVQFVAWVAVIVWPGPAPIWLLVALAVALAMGGPASMIAFDHARTHNPAHRLSTATGVTNAGGFLAALLAILMIGLALDLQGAGTPATYTLDAFRLAFLTQVPLWLLGSAFIVVERRRTRIRLGMEKPRRRTR, from the coding sequence ATGACAGTCTCCGCCGCCAGCGCGCCGAGTGCCCGGGCGTGGATCATCTGGACGGTCGGCGTCGCGGCCTACGTGCTCGCGATCACCAACCGCACCTCGCTCGCTGCCGTGGGCGTGGATGCCGCGGAGCGCTTCCAGGCGGACGCCGCGACCCTGTCCCTCTTCGCGGTCGTGCAGCTCGCGATGTACGGGGGCATGCAGATCCCCGTCGGAGTGCTCCTCGATCGCTACGGTGCGAGGCCCGTCATGACGGTGGGGATGATCCTCATGGCGATCGGGCAGTTGACGATGGCCCTCTCCCCCAGCGTCGGCGTCGCCATTCTCGCTCGCGTGCTCCTCGGCGCCGGCGACGCCGCGATCTTTCCCGGCGTCCTCCGACTGATCGCGCTCTGGTTCCCTGCGCAGCGCGCGCCGCTCATGGTCCAGTTGACGGGCATCGTCGGGCAGTCGGGTCAGCTCGTGGCGCTCATCCCGCTGGCCGCCCTGCTGCACGCCACGTCGTGGACGATCGCCTTCGGGAGCATCGCGGGGCTCGGGGCGCTCTTCACGGTCCTCGTGGTGCTGCTGATCCGCAATCGGCCGCCCGAACTCGCCTCCGACGTGGCCGTCGACACCGACACGGGCGCCATCCGCGTCGTCACCTCCGCGGTCGACACCGGCGTCGGCATCCGCGCGGCCTGGTCACACCCCGGTACCCGCCTGGCCTTCTGGTCGCACTTCACCTCTCCCTTCGCGGGAACGGCGTTCATCCTCCTGTGGGGCATGCCGTTCCTCACCGCCGGCGAAGGACTCAGCAAGGCGGCGGCATCCGCGATCATCTCGACCTACGTCGTCGTGGGTATGGTCATCGGTCCGGTCATGGGCGACCTGTCGCGACGCATTCCCCATTTGCGCTCGCGGGTCCTCGTGCTCCCCTCGATCGGCGTCCAGTTCGTGGCCTGGGTCGCCGTGATCGTCTGGCCGGGCCCCGCACCGATCTGGCTCCTCGTCGCGCTCGCCGTCGCGCTCGCGATGGGCGGTCCCGCCTCGATGATCGCTTTCGACCACGCGCGCACGCACAACCCCGCCCACCGGTTGAGCACCGCCACAGGCGTGACCAACGCGGGCGGATTCCTCGCGGCGCTTCTCGCCATCCTCATGATCGGCCTCGCCCTGGACCTGCAGGGGGCCGGAACGCCCGCGACCTACACGCTCGACGCGTTCCGCCTCGCGTTCCTCACCCAGGTGCCGCTGTGGCTGCTGGGCTCGGCGTTCATCGTCGTCGAGCGGCGACGGACGCGCATCCGCCTGGGCATGGAAAAGCCGCGCCGCCGCACCCGGTGA
- a CDS encoding DUF6458 family protein: MSIGAGIALFVIGAILAFAVNVDVEYVDLDLIGYILMGAGAVVFVIGLVLVARRRSTESVTRTVDPVAGERVTHTESRTSGDQTI; the protein is encoded by the coding sequence ATGAGTATCGGAGCAGGTATCGCTCTCTTCGTCATCGGCGCGATCCTCGCGTTCGCCGTGAACGTCGATGTCGAGTACGTCGACCTCGACCTCATCGGTTACATCCTCATGGGTGCCGGTGCCGTCGTCTTCGTGATCGGACTGGTCCTCGTCGCACGGCGGCGCTCGACCGAGTCGGTCACGCGGACGGTCGACCCCGTCGCCGGGGAGCGCGTGACCCACACGGAGTCCCGCACGTCGGGCGACCAGACCATCTGA
- a CDS encoding LLM class flavin-dependent oxidoreductase — translation MDTAHQVQLGLDTFGDVTVGDDGARVTDAQAIRDTVDQAVLADQVGLHFFGVGEHHRHEFAVSSPEIVLAAAAARTRDIRLGTAVTVLSSDDPVRVYERFATLDAVSGGRAEVILGRGSFIESFPLFGYDLSDYEVLFEEKLELFARLREEKPVTWEGTTRAALRDADVYPKTENGFTAWVGVGGSPESVVRTARYGYGLMLAIIGGAPARFRPYVDLFHRSLDSFGRDRLPIGIHSPGHIADTDEQAWEELYPAMEANRNAIGAERGWPPYSRLQFQHDVGPEGSVYAGSPERVARKIADTVRTLGADRFDLKYSNGTLSHTRMMRSIELYGSVVMPRVAELLHEASEAPRP, via the coding sequence ATGGACACGGCGCATCAGGTGCAGCTCGGACTCGACACGTTCGGCGACGTCACCGTCGGCGACGACGGCGCGCGCGTCACCGACGCACAGGCGATTCGCGACACGGTCGACCAGGCCGTCCTCGCCGACCAGGTGGGTCTCCACTTCTTCGGCGTGGGAGAGCACCACCGTCACGAGTTCGCGGTGTCGAGCCCGGAGATCGTGCTGGCCGCGGCGGCGGCCCGCACCCGCGACATCCGCCTCGGAACGGCCGTGACGGTGCTCTCCAGCGACGATCCCGTGCGCGTGTACGAGCGCTTCGCAACGTTGGATGCCGTGTCCGGCGGACGCGCTGAGGTGATCCTGGGGCGCGGCTCGTTCATCGAGTCCTTCCCGCTGTTCGGCTACGACCTGTCGGACTACGAAGTGCTCTTCGAGGAGAAGCTCGAACTGTTCGCGAGGCTCCGCGAGGAGAAGCCCGTGACGTGGGAGGGCACGACGCGCGCCGCACTCCGCGACGCCGACGTGTACCCGAAGACCGAGAACGGATTCACGGCGTGGGTCGGTGTCGGCGGCTCGCCCGAGTCGGTCGTGCGCACCGCCCGCTACGGCTACGGGCTGATGCTGGCCATCATCGGCGGTGCGCCGGCACGCTTCCGCCCCTACGTGGACCTGTTCCACCGATCGCTCGACTCGTTCGGCCGCGACCGCCTGCCCATCGGCATCCATTCGCCGGGCCATATCGCCGACACCGACGAGCAGGCCTGGGAGGAGCTGTATCCGGCGATGGAAGCCAACCGCAACGCGATCGGCGCGGAGCGCGGGTGGCCTCCCTACAGCCGGCTCCAGTTCCAGCACGACGTGGGGCCGGAGGGCTCGGTCTACGCGGGCTCACCCGAGCGGGTCGCGCGGAAGATCGCCGACACCGTGCGGACGCTCGGGGCGGATCGCTTCGACCTCAAATACTCCAACGGCACGCTTTCGCACACGCGCATGATGCGCTCGATCGAGCTCTACGGCAGCGTCGTGATGCCGCGGGTCGCCGAGCTCCTCCACGAAGCCTCGGAGGCTCCGCGTCCGTAG
- a CDS encoding SGNH/GDSL hydrolase family protein, whose protein sequence is MASVRFVAIGDSFTEGVGDERADGTVRGWADLAARGWADSRGESVHYANLAIRGKLVWPIVREQLERALALEPTHLSFNGGGNDMLRPRTSVSHIADAFSHVLRRCDEQGVRLILLSGANPSGQLPLGRVVQRRGDLMSAEVVRRVADRPDVVRALNWPDRELSDPSYWSEDRLHMNSRGHHRVAARVLDALGERVPDGWWSLPPLPDAVRLARGDYMRDHLGPWVRRRLTGTSSGDGREAKYGTWTEISPS, encoded by the coding sequence ATGGCATCCGTCCGTTTCGTCGCGATCGGCGACTCGTTCACCGAGGGCGTCGGAGACGAACGCGCCGACGGCACCGTCCGGGGCTGGGCAGACCTCGCCGCGCGGGGATGGGCGGACTCCCGCGGGGAGAGCGTGCACTACGCCAACCTCGCGATCCGCGGCAAGCTGGTGTGGCCGATCGTCCGCGAGCAACTCGAGCGCGCGCTCGCCCTGGAACCCACGCACCTGTCGTTCAACGGCGGCGGCAACGACATGCTGCGTCCGCGCACGTCGGTCTCGCACATCGCCGACGCCTTCAGCCACGTCCTGCGTCGGTGCGACGAACAGGGCGTCCGCCTCATCCTGCTGTCGGGAGCCAACCCGTCCGGTCAGCTTCCCCTCGGTCGCGTCGTGCAAAGACGGGGCGACCTCATGTCCGCCGAGGTGGTCCGGCGCGTGGCGGATCGACCCGACGTCGTCCGCGCGCTGAACTGGCCGGACCGCGAGCTCTCCGACCCTTCCTACTGGTCCGAAGACCGCCTCCACATGAACAGCCGCGGACATCACCGTGTCGCCGCACGGGTGCTGGACGCTCTCGGCGAGCGCGTTCCCGACGGATGGTGGTCGCTGCCGCCCCTTCCCGACGCGGTGCGGCTGGCGCGTGGTGACTATATGCGGGATCACCTCGGGCCGTGGGTGCGCCGCCGGCTCACGGGAACCTCGTCGGGCGATGGCCGGGAGGCGAAGTACGGCACCTGGACGGAGATCTCGCCGTCCTGA